A single Ctenopharyngodon idella isolate HZGC_01 chromosome 22, HZGC01, whole genome shotgun sequence DNA region contains:
- the si:ch211-10d23.5 gene encoding uncharacterized protein si:ch211-10d23.5, translating to MTERIFVFVDEEELFSLMKDLDCLYCRNPVTASKHHLKKRHLRFAIYYKDSGIGKFSIPCYCADGGHGRSHWHCPMCTKILQRTKDYKIHITNHGVKMTDKSTAELQPTTVLLETLQTDNEDRTAGNKSACQKCGIHFTTTSNLRRHERLQHGQDQQPMLCIDAKNAIYVTPKDLHGPRVPIHIRKSFALQILLCELEECWDFMKAQAQRGNPGKECRHLVRTNHARHYVPPPPLCVNSLEEMTDKHVLSKSEKQECQEMNSRACLEGVDCVYPIFWEEHELSERCIYFSVYTELKDKWCQFGRTRVSFDTKSGNWKCLCEHKRNRCIHKYLSMWWLFQERPELLQNALDINVESIDVLEEVVLDAEDVVQMSPGGDDLC from the exons ATGACAG agagAATATTTGTGTTTGTTGATGAAGAGGAGCTTTTCAGTTTGATGAAGGACCTTGACTGTCTCTACTGTAGGAATCCAGTTACTGCATCTAAACATCACCTCAAAAAGAGACATCTCAGATTCGCTATATATTATAAAGATTCTGGCATTg GGAAGTTTTCTATCCCCTGTTATTGTGCTGATGGAGGCCATGGCAGGAGCCACTGGCACTGCCCaatgtgcacaaaaatattGCAAAGGACAAAGGATTACAAAATTCATATTACCAACCATG GTGTTAAGATGACAGACAAATCAACAG CTGAGCTACAACCTACAACAGTACTGTTGGAGACTCTGCAAACAGACAATGAAGACAGGACAGCAGGCAATAAGTCAGCATGCCAAAAGTGTGGAATCCACTTTACTACCACATCAAATTTGAGACGGCACGAGAGACTACAGCATGGCCAAGACCAACAGCCCATGTTATGCATAGATGCCAAAAATGCAATCTATGTTACACCCAAGGATCTGCATGGACCAAGAGTGCCCATTCATATCCGTAAATCCTTTGCCTTACAAATTCTGCTTTGTGAATTGGAAGAATGCTGGGATTTTATGAAAGCGCAGGCCCAGAGAGGAAATCCTGGTAAAGAATGCCGCCACCTTGTGAGAACTAATCACGCACGACACTACGTTCCCCCTCCACCACTGTGTGTCAACTCTCTGGAGGAAATGACTGACAAACACGTCCTGTCCAAATCGGAGAAACAGGAGTGCCAGGAAATGAACTCAAGGGCATGTTTAGAGGGAGTTGATTGTGTGTACCCTATTTTTTGGGAGGAGCATGAACTTTCAGAAAGATGCATCTACTTTTCTGTGTACACCGAACTTAAGGACAAATGGTGTCAGTTTGGGAGGACACGTGTCTCTTTTGATACCAAGTCTGGCAACTGGAAGTGtctatgtgaacacaaaagaaaccGTTGCATCCACAAGTATTTATCTATGTGGTGGTTGTTCCAGGAGCGTCCTGAATTGTTGCAAAATGCCCTAGATATCAATGTTGAGAGTATCGACGTGCTGGAGGAAGTGGTCCTGGATGCTGAGGATGTGGTTCAAATGTCTCCGGGGGGTGATGACCTCTGCTAG